Proteins encoded together in one Vigna angularis cultivar LongXiaoDou No.4 chromosome 5, ASM1680809v1, whole genome shotgun sequence window:
- the LOC108339725 gene encoding probable carboxylesterase 15 produces the protein MSSTLDSEATVVEECRGVLHVYSDGSIIRSSRPSFNVPVVEDGTVLWKDVVFHPAHDLQLRLYKPADSAGSKLPIFFYFHGGGFCIGSRTWPNCQNYCFRLASQLRVIVVAPDYRLAPENRLPAAIDDGFAAFKWLQTQAASNEPDPWLSNVADFSRVFISGDSAGGNIAHHLAAGLGFGSPKLEPVRVRGYILLAPFFGGTVRTKSEAEGPKDAFLNLELIDRFWRLSIPIGETTDHPIVNPFGPNSESLEGKSLEAILVVAGGSDLLKERAEDYARRLKEWGKDIEYVEFEGQQHGFFTIDPNSEPSNKLMFIIKHFIEKNNV, from the exons ATGTCTTCAACATTGGATTCCGAAGCCACCGTAGTAGAAGAGTGTCGCGGTGTTCTTCACGTTTATAGCGACGGTTCCATAATACGCTCTTCGCGCCCAAGCTTCAACGTCCCTGTAGTCGAGGACGGCACCGTTTTGTGGAAAGATGTCGTTTTTCACCCTGCCCATGATCTTCAGCTTCGGCTCTACAAGCCAGCCGACTCAGCCGGCTCCAAGCTTCCCATCTTTTTCTACTTTCACGGTGGCGGCTTTTGCATCGGTTCACGCACTTGGCCTAATTGTCAAAACTACTGTTTTCGTCTTGCTTCCCAGCTTCGAGTTATAGTAGTAGCTCCAGATTACCGGCTGGCTCCCGAGAATCGACTCCCTGCCGCAATCGACGACGGCTTCGCGGCTTTTAAGTGGCTTCAGACTCAAGCCGCGAGTAATGAGCCGGACCCATGGTTGAGCAACGTGGCTGATTTTAGCCGGGTGTTCATCTCGGGTGACTCGGCTGGAGGGAACATAGCTCACCATTTGGCGGCTGGACTTGGATTCGGGTCGCCCAAGTTGGAGCCGGTTCGGGTGAGAGGTTATATTCTATTGGCACCTTTCTTTGGTGGAACTGTCCGAACGAAGTCAGAAGCTGAAGGACCAAAAGATGCTTTTCTGAATTTGGAACTTATTGATAG GTTTTGGAGGCTTTCTATTCCGATTGGGGAAACTACAGATCACCCTATTGTGAATCCATTTGGACCAAACAGCGAGAGCCTTGAAGGGAAAAGTCTAGAAGCAATTCTGGTGGTGGCCGGAGGAAGTGATTTGCTTAAAGAGAGAGCAGAGGATTATGCAAGGAGGCTTAAGGAGTGGGGTAAAGATATAGAGTATGTGGAATTTGAAGGACAGCAACATGGTTTCTTCACTATTGATCCCAACTCAGAACCCTCAAACAAGTTGATGTTCATCATCAAACATTTCATAGAGAAGAATAATGTTTGA
- the LOC128196725 gene encoding uncharacterized protein LOC128196725: MVTTRNMEEQSTRDLTRELQAQIEAQAQTIQTQAHAQQEMRRRHEEEMRALRAEREPPERSASNRENANEASHNHVNPNGRARREPTPLQTARPTSLLPFTATIMQTPMPEKTPPVLDKYDGSADPDNHLRTFGNAMAFYTDNDPIMCRAFSLSLKEEALEWYNTLPPNTVDCFATVENLFRRQYASNRKQEVTPVDLINTEQEKGETLKAFMKRYTETARRVREIDQSFIINNLPSCMRPGYFAEKLYARPPKTMEELQERAAEFIRMEEMRLSQRKRQQEGDAGGSGKDGKRPFGNNDKNREFHRPFKFHHYTTLNAPRAKVLEEALSAELITPLRKPSPRNADERKSCRYHQNHGHTTEDCITLKNEIENFIRAGHLRRFIKEARYGLPKEGYSRRSPERASRKDERGRGYSHSLSRHRERSLRGVIN, from the coding sequence ATGGTAACCACAAGAAATATGGAGGAGCAAAGCACCAGAGATTTAACAAGAGAGTTGCAGGCCCAGATTGAGGCACAGGCGCAGACTATACAAACGCAGGCGCACGCTCAGCAAGAGATGCGGCGGAGGCATGAGGAGGAGATGAGGGCGCTAAGGGCCGAACGGGAACCTCCCGAGCGGTCCGCCTCGAATCGAGAAAACGCTAATGAGGCGAGCCACAATCACGTCAACCCGAACGGTCGGGCTAGAAGGGAACCAACGCCCCTGCAGACCGCTCGGCCAACCAGTTTATTGCCCTTCACGGCAACCATCATGCAAACGCCAATGCCAGAAAAGACTCCCCCCGTATTGGATAAGTATGATGGTTCGGCTGATCCAGATAATCACTTAAGGACGTTCGGTAATGCAATGGCATTCTATACGGACAACGACCCTATCATGTGCAGAGCCTTCTCGTTGTCACTTAAGGAAGAGGCATTGGAATGGTATAACACTCTTCCTCCCAacacagtggattgcttcgcTACTGTGGAAAACCTCTTTAGGAGACAATACGCATCCAATCGGAAACAGGAGGTAACACCGGTGGATTTAATAAACACTGAGCAGGAGAAaggagaaactttgaaggcTTTTATGAAGAGATATACTGAAACCGCACGACGAGTTAGAGAGATAGATCAatcttttattatcaataatctGCCTTCGTGTATGAGACCAGGGTATTTTGCGGAAAAATTGTATGCACGACCGCCAAAAACGATGGAGGAGCTCCAAGAGCGAGCAGCTGAGTTCATCCGTATGGAGGAAATGCGTTTGTCGCAAAGGAAACGACAGCAAGAGGGTGATGCGGGCGGAAGTGGAAAGGACGGCAAACGACCGTTCGGCAATAACGATAAGAATAGAGAGTTTCACAGGCCATTCAAGTTTCACCATTATACAACCCTCAATGCACCTAGGGCAAAAGTTCTCGAAGAAGCCCTTAGCGCGGAACTTATCACACCCCTGAGGAAACCGTCTCCAAGAAATGCAGACGAAAGGAAAAGTTGCCGGTACCATCAAAACCATGGACATACTACAGAAGACTGCATCACGTTAaagaatgaaatagaaaattttatcCGGGCGGGACATCTACGAAGGTTTATAAAGGAAGCAAGATACGGCCTCCCTAAGGAAGGATATTCGAGAAGAAGCCCCGAGCGGGCGAGTAGGAAAGACGAGCGAGGGCGGGGCTATAGTCATAGTCTCAGTCGTCATCGGGAACGTTCGCTTCGTGGAGTTATCAACTAA